A genomic window from Megalobrama amblycephala isolate DHTTF-2021 linkage group LG2, ASM1881202v1, whole genome shotgun sequence includes:
- the camsap2a gene encoding calmodulin-regulated spectrin-associated protein 2a isoform X3: protein MGDLTDSRDPKKTFIVPAIKSFEHYDFNRAKIRASLTWLVAKAFGTDNVPEDLNEPFYKDQYEQEHLKPPVAGLLLSAELYCRAGSLILKSDAVKPLLGHDAVIQALAQKGLYVTDQERLVTERDLQKKPIQMSAHLAMIDTLMMAYTVETVSVEKVMACMQQYSTDYPDGDVPYDTEDAVTSWMNKVNEYLKEIIIQEQRRMEAQNAEPVENPKSPTKWYMKLVPARYRKEQVLPKMVPWIPPVDNLLKDSTDGCALAALLHFYCPAIVSLGDICLKETMSLADSLYNLQLIQDFCREHLNHCCHFNLEDMLYAHSSLKNNYLVFMAELFWWFEVVKPPFVQPQVLDTEAPAPSLKNLPSVPISKVTKRSFMERPPSPDRPSLPLRPQPQTSGSGEIRRSTSMSFVDSFMGTWPKEKKSATQGVSFEIPFDKECTNQTPTGRGMTRSASTEGFGFKVPHGTRGIKRNLSFQPINGKNMGIEEEGCPDSQPQNLNSRLNGSGPPSIEEALEIIHNSEKQSQSPRAHATGEGFFLHLQNKSELNLKAKDGELDSISESFKGVASSSTTEVDTGIHVRTEDIQETLDEDSSLRDCTVSMELDTDQDFEARACHSQGSTSPCPSSLGAKSPAGSIPAPAFTPGIKMTSFAEQKFRKLNPNVEAKGGASQGTTPDGSDLTIPHSVSWAPSPDISPAHQPSKDPAQAMATEMVQLRMRLEEKRRAIEAQKKKVEAAFTRHRQKMGRSAFLTVVKRKGIDGTSPSQEDTPSSEGSKTPVETPQPDKSPLKSAGEDSTCEADLMEYTRSIEKLNASLSFLQTEMQRLAQQQEVIMQMREQQAWVVSPPQPSPQKQVRELRGSGTRSSGSPSPADSPRATHRSPTNLKRKSASFHSKTPRTPRPSELKITPFNRVLTVPQSVDSIPRLRRFSPSQSVSYSFSYLGSEKKPPSGAETTDKDIEQGLEALSIECSSGTNISPTKETQQAVTEDTDLSAKEPEDKENKPTEEREKLKRPTDDIKPAVESSVSEVLSQIVMETVFVTPTEPVDIAHQTNKNLIEVPLSVLKPLDGQALEEEGEKETSGENQDDEQKMSCGFFFKDDMKGEDSMAIKRAALLEKRLRRERESQQRKQQLEAELEQKKEEARLKAEEDRMKKEEDKARREFIKQEYLRRKQLKLMEDMDTLVKPRPVGAKQRKPRPKSIHRDVMESPRTPVRATAVSSLSLASLGDNDSVNSDRKTPSRPDSADGCLSPTRSSSRNGEKDWENGSTTSSLTSNTEYTGPKLYKEPSAKSNKHIIQNALAHCCLAGKVNEGQKNKILEEMEKSGANNFLILFRDSGCQFRSLYTYCPDTEEITKLAGIGPKNISRKMIDGLYKYNSDRKQFSQIPAKTMSANVDAITIHSHLWQTKKPGTPKKVAAVKS from the exons AGCGCCCACCTGGCCATGATTGACACTCTGATGATGGCGTACACAGTGGAGACGGTGAGTGTGGAGAAGGTGATGGCCTGCATGCAGCAATACTCCACCGATTACCCAGACGGAGATGTGCCCTATGACACAGAGGATGCGGTCACCAGCTGGATGAATAag GTGAACGAATACTTGAAGGAAATCATAATTCAAGAGCAAAGAAGAATGGAGGCACAGAACGCAGAGCCTGTTGAGAATCCAAAG TCTCCAACCAAGTGGTATATGAAGCTGGTTCCT GCACGTTATAGGAAGGAGCAGGTTCTGCCCAAGATGGTTCCCTGGATCCCCCCGGTGGACAACCTCCTGAAGGACAGCACAGATGGCTGTGCCCTCGCCGCCCTGCTGCACTTCTACTGCCCCGCCATCGTCAGCCTCGGAG ACATTTGCCTGAAGGAGACCATGTCACTGGCAGACAGTCTGTACAACCTTCAGCTCATCCAGGACTTCTGCAGGGAGCACTTGAACCACTGCTGCCACTTCAATCTGGAGGACATGCTCTACGCTCATTCTTCCCTCAAA AATAACTATCTTGTGTTTATGGCTGAGCTCTTCTGGTGGTTCGAGGTTGTTAAACCGCCATTTGTTCAACCTCAGGTGTTGGACACTGAAG CACCAGCCCCTTCACTAAAAAATCTGCCATCTGTCCCCATCTCAAAAGTCACAAAGAGGAGTTTCATGGAAAGACCTCCTAGTCCAGACAGACCAAG tCTCCCCCTCCGACCTCAACCACAGACTTCAGGCTCAG GTGAGATCAGGCGATCGACCTCAATGTCATTTGTGGACAGCTTCATGGGTACTTGGCCCAAGGAGAAGAA GTCTGCTACTCAGGGTGTGTCCTTTGAAATCCCATTTGATAAAGAGTGCACCAATCAAACACCTACTGGCCGAGGAATGACTCGGTCTGCCAGCACTGAAGGTTTTGGTTTCAAGGTGCCCCACGGGACAAGGGGCATCAAGAGAAACCTGTCCTTTCAGCCTATCAATGGCAAGAACATGGGCATTGAGGAGGAAGGCTGTCCTGACAGCCAGCCACAAAATCTTAACAGTCGTCTAAATGGCTCAGGGCCACCTAGCATCGAAGAGGCCCTTGAGATCATCCACAACTCAGAGAAGCAATCACAGAGCCCCAGGGCCCATGCGACTGGTGAGGGCTTTTTTCTTCACCTGCAGAATAAAAGTGAACTGAACCTCAAAGCAAAGGATGGCGAGCTAGACTCCatttcagaatcattcaaaggGGTTGCTAGCTCTTCCACCACTGAAGTAGACACCGGCATCCATGTGCGGACAGAGGACATCCAAGAGACATTAGATGAGGACTCATCCCTTAGGGATTGTACTGTCAGCATGGAGCTTGACACAGATCAAGACTTTGAGGCAAGAGCTTGCCATAGCCAAGGCTCTACTAGCCCATGCCCCAGCAGCCTTGGCGCCAAGTCCCCTGCCGGAAGTATCCCAGCCCCTGCTTTTACACCTGGAATAAAGATGACCAGCTTTGCTGAGCAGAAATTCCGTAAACTGAATCCAAATGTGGAGGCCAAAGGTGGTGCTTCCCAAGGCACAACACCAGATGGTTCAGATCTCACCATTCCTCACTCTGTCTCCTGGGCCCCTTCGCCTGATATCAGCCCTGCACATCAGCCATCCAAGGACCCAGCCCAGGCCATGGCTACAGAAATGGTGCAACTGCGCATGAGACTTGAGGAGAAGCGTCGAGCCATTGAAGCCCAGAAAAAGAAAGTGGAGGCGGCCTTTACCCGACACCGCCAAAAGATGGGACGCAGTGCTTTCCTCACGGTTGTCAAGAGGAAAGGAATAGATGGCACCTCACCATCTCAGGAGGACACTCCCAGCTCAGAGGGAAGCAAGACGCCAGTGGAGACACCCCAACCTGACAAGTCTCCGCTGAAGTCTGCAGGTGAGGACAGCACATGCGAGGCGGACCTGATGGAATATACACGCTCCATTGAGAAGCTCAATGCTTCCCTAAGCTTCTTGCAGACTGAGATGCAGCGACTTGCCCAGCAGCAGGAGGTAATCATGCAGATGCGGGAGCAACAGGCCTGGGTTGTGTCACCACCTCAACCTTCGCCACAAAAGCAGGTGCGAGAGCTCAGAGGGAGTGGGACACGCTCTTCTGGGTCTCCCTCACCTGCAGATTCCCCTAGAGCTACACACCGTTCCCCTACAAACCTTAAGAGGAAGTCTGCTTCTTTCCATTCCAAGACACCAAGGACACCCAGACCTAGTGAGCTAAAGATCACTCCCTTCAACCGAGTCTTGACCGTTCCACAGTCAGTGGACAGCATCCCACGCCTCAGAAGATTCTCCCCTTCTCAGTCCGTGTCCTACTCGTTTTCTTATTTGGGAAGCGAGAAGAAACCACCATCAGGAGCTGAAACCACAGATAAGGACATTGAACAAGGCCTTGAGGCATTGTCTATTGAATGTTCTTCTGGAACTAACATCTCCCCAACCAAAGAAACTCAACAGGCAGTAACCGAAGACACTGACTTGAGTGCTAAGGAGCCAGAAGATAAGGAGAACAAACCAACAGAAGAAAGGGAAAAGCTGAAAAGGCCAACAGATGATATTAAGCCTGCAGTGGAATCTAGTGTGTCAGAAGTCTTGTCGCAGATCGTAATGGAGACCGTTTTTGTCACTCCCACCGAGCCAGTTGACATTGCCCATCAGACCAACAAAAATTTGATTGAGGTTCCATTGTCTGTTCTCAAGCCCCTGGATGGACAGGCGTTAGAAGAGGAAGGCGAAAAGGAGACTTCAGGGGAAAATCAGGACGATGAGCAGAAAATGTCCTGTGGATTCTTCTTCAAG GATGATATGAAAGGAGAGGACAGCATGGCCATAAAACGAGCAGCACTTCTGGAGAAAAGGCTGAGAAGAGAACGGGAGAGCCAGCAGAGGAAACAACAGCTGGAGGCGGAGCTTGAGCAAAAGAAAGAGGAGGCCCG GCTGAAAGCAGAGGAAGACCGCATGAAGAAGGAAGAAGACAAAGCACGGCGGGAATTTATCAAGCAGGAGTACCTGAGGAGAAAACAGCTGAAGCTTATGGAGGACATGGACACGCTTGTCAAACCACGGCCTGTGGGGGCCAAGCAGAGGAAACCAAGGCCCAAGTCCATCCACAGAGATGTGATGGAGTCCCCCAGGACTCCTGTCAGGGCCACAGCAG TGTCCAGCCTCTCTCTGGCCTCTCTTGGAGATAATGACAGTGTCAACTCGGATAGGAAAACACCCAG TAGGCCTGACTCAGCAGACGGTTGCCTTTCGCCCACTCGCTCCAGCAGTCGTAATGGAGAGAAAGACTGGGAGAATGGTTCCACCACATCCTCACTGACATCCAACACCGAATACACag GTCCTAAATTATATAAGGAGCCCAGTGCAAAGTCAAATAAGCATATAATTCAGAATGCTTTGGctcattgctgtttggctggcAAAGTCAATGAGGGACAGAAAAACAAGATTTTGGAG GAAATGGAGAAATCGGGGGCCAACAACTTTCTGATCCTGTTCCGGGATTCCGGCTGCCAGTTTCGCTCTCTCTACACGTACTGCCCCGACACGGAGGAGATCACCAAGTTGGCCGGCATCGGTCCTAAAAACATCTCGCGCAAGATGATCGACGGCCTCTACAAGTACAACTCAGACAGGAAGCAGTTCAGCCAAATTCCAGCCAAGACCATGTCTGCAAATGTCGACGCCATCACGATCCATAGCCACCTGTGGCAGACCAAAAAACCAGGAACACCGAAGAAAGTAGCGGCCGTAAAGTCCTAG
- the camsap2a gene encoding calmodulin-regulated spectrin-associated protein 2a isoform X1: protein MGDLTDSRDPKKTFIVPAIKSFEHYDFNRAKIRASLTWLVAKAFGTDNVPEDLNEPFYKDQYEQEHLKPPVAGLLLSAELYCRAGSLILKSDAVKPLLGHDAVIQALAQKGLYVTDQERLVTERDLQKKPIQMSAHLAMIDTLMMAYTVETVSVEKVMACMQQYSTDYPDGDVPYDTEDAVTSWMNKVNEYLKEIIIQEQRRMEAQNAEPVENPKSPTKWYMKLVPARYRKEQVLPKMVPWIPPVDNLLKDSTDGCALAALLHFYCPAIVSLGDICLKETMSLADSLYNLQLIQDFCREHLNHCCHFNLEDMLYAHSSLKNNYLVFMAELFWWFEVVKPPFVQPQVLDTEAPAPSLKNLPSVPISKVTKRSFMERPPSPDRPSLPLRPQPQTSGSGEIRRSTSMSFVDSFMGTWPKEKKSATQGVSFEIPFDKECTNQTPTGRGMTRSASTEGFGFKVPHGTRGIKRNLSFQPINGKNMGIEEEGCPDSQPQNLNSRLNGSGPPSIEEALEIIHNSEKQSQSPRAHATGEGFFLHLQNKSELNLKAKDGELDSISESFKGVASSSTTEVDTGIHVRTEDIQETLDEDSSLRDCTVSMELDTDQDFEARACHSQGSTSPCPSSLGAKSPAGSIPAPAFTPGIKMTSFAEQKFRKLNPNVEAKGGASQGTTPDGSDLTIPHSVSWAPSPDISPAHQPSKDPAQAMATEMVQLRMRLEEKRRAIEAQKKKVEAAFTRHRQKMGRSAFLTVVKRKGIDGTSPSQEDTPSSEGSKTPVETPQPDKSPLKSAGEDSTCEADLMEYTRSIEKLNASLSFLQTEMQRLAQQQEVIMQMREQQAWVVSPPQPSPQKQVRELRGSGTRSSGSPSPADSPRATHRSPTNLKRKSASFHSKTPRTPRPSELKITPFNRVLTVPQSVDSIPRLRRFSPSQSVSYSFSYLGSEKKPPSGAETTDKDIEQGLEALSIECSSGTNISPTKETQQAVTEDTDLSAKEPEDKENKPTEEREKLKRPTDDIKPAVESSVSEVLSQIVMETVFVTPTEPVDIAHQTNKNLIEVPLSVLKPLDGQALEEEGEKETSGENQDDEQKMSCGFFFKDDMKGEDSMAIKRAALLEKRLRRERESQQRKQQLEAELEQKKEEARLKAEEDRMKKEEDKARREFIKQEYLRRKQLKLMEDMDTLVKPRPVGAKQRKPRPKSIHRDVMESPRTPVRATAGSRPRVFSVSSLSLASLGDNDSVNSDRKTPSRPDSADGCLSPTRSSSRNGEKDWENGSTTSSLTSNTEYTGPKLYKEPSAKSNKHIIQNALAHCCLAGKVNEGQKNKILEEMEKSGANNFLILFRDSGCQFRSLYTYCPDTEEITKLAGIGPKNISRKMIDGLYKYNSDRKQFSQIPAKTMSANVDAITIHSHLWQTKKPGTPKKVAAVKS, encoded by the exons AGCGCCCACCTGGCCATGATTGACACTCTGATGATGGCGTACACAGTGGAGACGGTGAGTGTGGAGAAGGTGATGGCCTGCATGCAGCAATACTCCACCGATTACCCAGACGGAGATGTGCCCTATGACACAGAGGATGCGGTCACCAGCTGGATGAATAag GTGAACGAATACTTGAAGGAAATCATAATTCAAGAGCAAAGAAGAATGGAGGCACAGAACGCAGAGCCTGTTGAGAATCCAAAG TCTCCAACCAAGTGGTATATGAAGCTGGTTCCT GCACGTTATAGGAAGGAGCAGGTTCTGCCCAAGATGGTTCCCTGGATCCCCCCGGTGGACAACCTCCTGAAGGACAGCACAGATGGCTGTGCCCTCGCCGCCCTGCTGCACTTCTACTGCCCCGCCATCGTCAGCCTCGGAG ACATTTGCCTGAAGGAGACCATGTCACTGGCAGACAGTCTGTACAACCTTCAGCTCATCCAGGACTTCTGCAGGGAGCACTTGAACCACTGCTGCCACTTCAATCTGGAGGACATGCTCTACGCTCATTCTTCCCTCAAA AATAACTATCTTGTGTTTATGGCTGAGCTCTTCTGGTGGTTCGAGGTTGTTAAACCGCCATTTGTTCAACCTCAGGTGTTGGACACTGAAG CACCAGCCCCTTCACTAAAAAATCTGCCATCTGTCCCCATCTCAAAAGTCACAAAGAGGAGTTTCATGGAAAGACCTCCTAGTCCAGACAGACCAAG tCTCCCCCTCCGACCTCAACCACAGACTTCAGGCTCAG GTGAGATCAGGCGATCGACCTCAATGTCATTTGTGGACAGCTTCATGGGTACTTGGCCCAAGGAGAAGAA GTCTGCTACTCAGGGTGTGTCCTTTGAAATCCCATTTGATAAAGAGTGCACCAATCAAACACCTACTGGCCGAGGAATGACTCGGTCTGCCAGCACTGAAGGTTTTGGTTTCAAGGTGCCCCACGGGACAAGGGGCATCAAGAGAAACCTGTCCTTTCAGCCTATCAATGGCAAGAACATGGGCATTGAGGAGGAAGGCTGTCCTGACAGCCAGCCACAAAATCTTAACAGTCGTCTAAATGGCTCAGGGCCACCTAGCATCGAAGAGGCCCTTGAGATCATCCACAACTCAGAGAAGCAATCACAGAGCCCCAGGGCCCATGCGACTGGTGAGGGCTTTTTTCTTCACCTGCAGAATAAAAGTGAACTGAACCTCAAAGCAAAGGATGGCGAGCTAGACTCCatttcagaatcattcaaaggGGTTGCTAGCTCTTCCACCACTGAAGTAGACACCGGCATCCATGTGCGGACAGAGGACATCCAAGAGACATTAGATGAGGACTCATCCCTTAGGGATTGTACTGTCAGCATGGAGCTTGACACAGATCAAGACTTTGAGGCAAGAGCTTGCCATAGCCAAGGCTCTACTAGCCCATGCCCCAGCAGCCTTGGCGCCAAGTCCCCTGCCGGAAGTATCCCAGCCCCTGCTTTTACACCTGGAATAAAGATGACCAGCTTTGCTGAGCAGAAATTCCGTAAACTGAATCCAAATGTGGAGGCCAAAGGTGGTGCTTCCCAAGGCACAACACCAGATGGTTCAGATCTCACCATTCCTCACTCTGTCTCCTGGGCCCCTTCGCCTGATATCAGCCCTGCACATCAGCCATCCAAGGACCCAGCCCAGGCCATGGCTACAGAAATGGTGCAACTGCGCATGAGACTTGAGGAGAAGCGTCGAGCCATTGAAGCCCAGAAAAAGAAAGTGGAGGCGGCCTTTACCCGACACCGCCAAAAGATGGGACGCAGTGCTTTCCTCACGGTTGTCAAGAGGAAAGGAATAGATGGCACCTCACCATCTCAGGAGGACACTCCCAGCTCAGAGGGAAGCAAGACGCCAGTGGAGACACCCCAACCTGACAAGTCTCCGCTGAAGTCTGCAGGTGAGGACAGCACATGCGAGGCGGACCTGATGGAATATACACGCTCCATTGAGAAGCTCAATGCTTCCCTAAGCTTCTTGCAGACTGAGATGCAGCGACTTGCCCAGCAGCAGGAGGTAATCATGCAGATGCGGGAGCAACAGGCCTGGGTTGTGTCACCACCTCAACCTTCGCCACAAAAGCAGGTGCGAGAGCTCAGAGGGAGTGGGACACGCTCTTCTGGGTCTCCCTCACCTGCAGATTCCCCTAGAGCTACACACCGTTCCCCTACAAACCTTAAGAGGAAGTCTGCTTCTTTCCATTCCAAGACACCAAGGACACCCAGACCTAGTGAGCTAAAGATCACTCCCTTCAACCGAGTCTTGACCGTTCCACAGTCAGTGGACAGCATCCCACGCCTCAGAAGATTCTCCCCTTCTCAGTCCGTGTCCTACTCGTTTTCTTATTTGGGAAGCGAGAAGAAACCACCATCAGGAGCTGAAACCACAGATAAGGACATTGAACAAGGCCTTGAGGCATTGTCTATTGAATGTTCTTCTGGAACTAACATCTCCCCAACCAAAGAAACTCAACAGGCAGTAACCGAAGACACTGACTTGAGTGCTAAGGAGCCAGAAGATAAGGAGAACAAACCAACAGAAGAAAGGGAAAAGCTGAAAAGGCCAACAGATGATATTAAGCCTGCAGTGGAATCTAGTGTGTCAGAAGTCTTGTCGCAGATCGTAATGGAGACCGTTTTTGTCACTCCCACCGAGCCAGTTGACATTGCCCATCAGACCAACAAAAATTTGATTGAGGTTCCATTGTCTGTTCTCAAGCCCCTGGATGGACAGGCGTTAGAAGAGGAAGGCGAAAAGGAGACTTCAGGGGAAAATCAGGACGATGAGCAGAAAATGTCCTGTGGATTCTTCTTCAAG GATGATATGAAAGGAGAGGACAGCATGGCCATAAAACGAGCAGCACTTCTGGAGAAAAGGCTGAGAAGAGAACGGGAGAGCCAGCAGAGGAAACAACAGCTGGAGGCGGAGCTTGAGCAAAAGAAAGAGGAGGCCCG GCTGAAAGCAGAGGAAGACCGCATGAAGAAGGAAGAAGACAAAGCACGGCGGGAATTTATCAAGCAGGAGTACCTGAGGAGAAAACAGCTGAAGCTTATGGAGGACATGGACACGCTTGTCAAACCACGGCCTGTGGGGGCCAAGCAGAGGAAACCAAGGCCCAAGTCCATCCACAGAGATGTGATGGAGTCCCCCAGGACTCCTGTCAGGGCCACAGCAG GTTCACGACCTCGTGTTTTTTCAGTGTCCAGCCTCTCTCTGGCCTCTCTTGGAGATAATGACAGTGTCAACTCGGATAGGAAAACACCCAG TAGGCCTGACTCAGCAGACGGTTGCCTTTCGCCCACTCGCTCCAGCAGTCGTAATGGAGAGAAAGACTGGGAGAATGGTTCCACCACATCCTCACTGACATCCAACACCGAATACACag GTCCTAAATTATATAAGGAGCCCAGTGCAAAGTCAAATAAGCATATAATTCAGAATGCTTTGGctcattgctgtttggctggcAAAGTCAATGAGGGACAGAAAAACAAGATTTTGGAG GAAATGGAGAAATCGGGGGCCAACAACTTTCTGATCCTGTTCCGGGATTCCGGCTGCCAGTTTCGCTCTCTCTACACGTACTGCCCCGACACGGAGGAGATCACCAAGTTGGCCGGCATCGGTCCTAAAAACATCTCGCGCAAGATGATCGACGGCCTCTACAAGTACAACTCAGACAGGAAGCAGTTCAGCCAAATTCCAGCCAAGACCATGTCTGCAAATGTCGACGCCATCACGATCCATAGCCACCTGTGGCAGACCAAAAAACCAGGAACACCGAAGAAAGTAGCGGCCGTAAAGTCCTAG